AGATCGCGGAGGGCCGCAGCCCGGGGTTCGCCCGGCTCGCCCGGGACGCCGGCCGCAAGCTGGTGCAGGGCAAGGGCCCGGCGCGGGCCGCCCTGGAGATCGCCGTGGCCCGGCTGACGGACCGCGCGGGACTCTCGCTCCCGGCGGCCGGGCCGCTCGTGGTGGTCGAGCAGGTGGACGTCGGCGTGCCCGTGCGCACCGCGTACGAGGAGTGGGCGCGGCACCCGGACGCCCGCCCGGCCTCCGACGACCGGGTCGTGTGGACCGCGCACGGTCTGCGCGGAGTGGTCTCCTTCCACCCGCTCGCCGACCGCCTCACCCGCGTCCTGCTGGTGGCCGAACACGTGCCAGAGAACCCGGCCGGGCGGGCGGGCGCCCTGCTGCGGGTGCCGCGCCACCGGGCCAGGCGTGACCTGGCGGACTTCGCCCGCCACGTCACGCTCAGCGGGGTACCCGGAGGGGACAGCCCCCGCCCCGCCTCCGACGACAACCGGCCGACCACCCGAGGGAGCCGCCGATGACCACCCCCAGCCGGCTCCCCGACGCGTACGGCAACGGCGGGGGAGCGAACCTCGCCGACATCCTGGAGCGGGTGCTCGACAAGGGTGTCGTCATCGCCGGCGACATCCGGATCAACCTGCTCGACATCGAACTGCTCACCATCAAGCTGCGGCTCATCGTCGCCTCCGTCGACAAGGCGAAGGAGATGGGCATCGACTGGTGGGAGACCGACCCGGCCCTGTCCTCCAGCGCCCGCCGCGAGGAGCTCGCCCGGCGGGACGGCGACGCCCGCCACGAGGAGCTGGCGCGGGAGAACGCCGAGCTGCGCGCACGGCTGGCCGCCCTGGAGTCCGGCCGGACGCGGGAGGGATCGTGATGACCACGGGACTGCGCTACGTCTACGCCGTCTGCCGTCCGTTCAGCGCTCCGCTGCAGTCGCAGCTGACCGGTGTCGGCGGCGTCCCGCCCCGGCTGCTGCACCACCACGGTCTGGTCGCCGTCGTCAGCACGGTGCCCGAGCGGCACTTCGCCGAGGAGCCGCTGCGGGCCCACCTGGAGGACCTGGACTGGCTCACCGAGACGGCCCGCGCCCACCAGCAGGTGATCGACGCGCTCACGACGGTCACCACCCCGCTGCCGCTGCGGCTGGCCACCGTCTTCCGGGACGACAGCGCCGTCCGCGTGATGATGGAGGCCCGCGAGGAGTACTTCCGGCAGACCCTGGACCGCCTGGAGGGCCGGGTGGAGTGGGGGGTGAAGGTCTACACCGACGCCGAGCCCGGGGAATCCGGCGAGCCGGAGCGGGCTCCGGCGAAGGCCGCCTCGGGGCGCGACTACCTGCGCCGGCGCCGGGACACGTTCCGCGCCCGCGAGGACGCCTGGCAGAAGGCCGAGGCATTCGCCACCCGGCTGCACGAGACGCTCTGCGAGCGCGCCGAGGACGCGCGGCTGCACGCGCCGCAGAACCCTGCGCTCTCCGGTGCCGCCGGCCGGAACGTGCTCAACGCCGCCTATCTGGTGCCGCGGGACCACTCCGAGGAGTTCGTGGAACTGGTGGACCGTACGAAGGACGAGGCGTCCGGGATGCGGGTGGAACTCACCGGGCCCTGGGCCGCCTACTCCTTCGTGGGAGACGTCGTCGGCGCCGCCGGGGACGAGGAGAACGGGGAGGGCGACCTGCCGTGACCGTCGTCGAACGCCGTGAGATCGCCCTGGTGGACCTCCTCGACCGGCTGCTGGCCGGCGGGGTCGTCATCACCGGCGACATCACGCTGCGCATCGCGGACGTCGACCTCGTCCGCATCGATCTGAACGCGCTGATCAGCTCGGTCAACGCGCGGGTACCGGCCCCGTGGGAGGGATGACGTGCAGCACCCGGCGAACGACGTGCCCCGTGGGAAGGACGGCGTGCTGGAGGGCCTGCTGGACGGGCTGCCCGGGGGGAACGCCGGCCTCGCGCGGCCGTCCGGCCGCCGCCGGCAGCTCGACCTGGAGCCCGACACCGTCGAGCGGGACCTCGTCAAACTGGTCCTCACGGTGGTGGAGCTGCTGCGCCAGCTCATGGAGCGCCAGGCGCTGCGCCGCTTCGACGAGGGCGATCTGACGGAGGACCAGGAGGAGCGGATCGGGCTCACCCTGATGCTGCTCGACGACCGGATGACCGAGCTGCGGGAGCGCTACGGACTGCGGCCCGAGGACCTCAATCTGGACCTCGGGCCGCTGGGCCCGCTGCTTCCCCGGGACTGACCTGCCGGGCTCGTCCTCCCCGAACCCGGCTCGCGGGCGCGCTGTTCAGGCTTCCTTGCGGCACAGGAGCTCGCCGTGCAGGACGGCGAACCAGCCGTCCTCCTGCCGTCCCCACTCCCGCCAGGCCTCCGACACGGCCCGCAGTTCCTCCTCGGTGGCGTGCCCGCCCCCGACGGCGACCCGCGCGTACTCGGAGGCCAGCGTCCGGTCCGCCCACAGGCCGCTCCACCAGGCCCGTTCCTCCGGTGTGGAGAACGTCCAGGCGGAGGAGGTCGCCGTGATGGCGGTCAGGCCCGCCCGCAGCGCCCAGGACTTCAGCCGGCGCCCGGCGTCCGGTTCGCCGCCGTTGGCGCGGGCCACCCGCCGGTACAGCGCCAGCCAGTCGTCCATGCCCGGGGAGGCCGGGTACCAGGTCATCGCGGCGTAGTCGGAGTCCCGTACGGCGATCCAGCCGCCCGGCCTGGTCACCCGTGCCATCTCGCGCAGCGCCTGCACCGGGTCGCCCACGTGCTGGAGCACCTGGTGGGCGTGGACGACGCAGAAGGTGTCGTCGGGGTGGTCGAGGGCGTGTACGTCCGCGACGGCGAAGTCGACGTTGCGCAGCCCGCGCGCGTCGGCCGTCGCCCGCGCCTGTTCCAGCACGCCGGGGGCGCGGTCGACGCCGGTGACCCGGCCGTCGGGGACCAGTTCGGCCAGGTCGGCGGTGATGGTGCCGGGCCCGCAGCCGATGTCGAGGATCCGCATGTCGGGTTCCAGGACACCCAGCAGGTGGGCGGCCGAGTTGGCGGCCGTCCGCCAGGTGTGCGACCGCAGCACCGACTCGTGGTGGCCGTGGGTGTAGACGGCGGTCTCCTGAGCTCTCGGCATGGCTGTGCCCCCTGTCCGGCATGACGGATCCCGCGGGACCGGGCCCGCGGGCTGCTCCGCCACCGTACGCCCTCCTCCGAATGTTGAGACAGCTTGTCCCAGCGAATGGACTGACGTGGCGTCAGGCGGCACCGGCCGGGCGGTACACGGCCAGCGCTTGCGGCTCCTTCTCCAGCGTCACGTCCCCCTCCACCTCGGTGACCTCGCCGTCGTAGGCGAGCAGCGTCCCCGGCGCCACGTCCGCCAGCCGCAGCCTGCCGACCGTCACCGCGGCGTGCACGGGGGAGCGGGTCAGCGGTCCGGCGAAGGCGGCGGCCAGCAGGCGCAGCGCGGGCCGCCGGCCGCCGTGCACCACCCGGACGTCGAGCAGGCCGTCCGCGAGGTCCCGGCGGCGGCCCGGCGCCAGACCCATCCGGTGGTAGGTGCCGTTCCCGGCGAACAGCAGCCACAACGGGCGGGGGCGCCCGCCCACCTCGGCCTCCAGGGGATGCCGGTCGGCACGCAGCACCCGGACCGCCGCCCACACCCCGGCCGGCCAGCCGCCGATCCGGTGCGACCAGCGGTCCCGCTCGCGCACCAGCTCCGGGTAGACGCCCAGCGCGCACGTGTTGAGGAAGATGCCGCGCCGCGCCCCGCAGGAGAACCGGCCGATGTCCACCCGCACCCCCTCGCCCTGCCGGACCGCCCGGCTCAGGGACCGCGCGTCCTCCACGCCGAGGTCGAGGGCGAAGTGGTTGAGGGTGCCGCCGGGCAGCACCGCCAGCGGCAGCCCGTGCCGCAGCGCGACCTCCGCGGCGGTGTTCACCGTGCCGTCGCCGCCGCACACCCCCAGCACCCGGGCCCGCGCGGCGGCCTTGCACAGCTCGCCGGGCACGTCCTCCGGGGCGCATTCCACGACCTCCGCGCGCGGCAGCGCCTCCCGCAGGCCGCGCACCCGGTCGGCGGTGGCCGCCGCGGTGTTGGCGACCACGACCAGCCCCTCGCCCTCGGGCAGCGCGGGCAGCTCGGCACGGGGCCGGGCGGGCGGCGCGTGCCGGTCCCGGGTCGGCACCAGCCCCCGTACCGCGAAGGCGGCACCCACCCCGAGCGCGGCACCGGCGAGGACGTCGCTCGGGAAGTGCACCCCGGTGTAGACGCGCGACATGGCCACCGAGAACGCCACCGGCGCCACCACCGCACCCCAGCCGGGCGACTCCATCGCCACTCCCGCCGCGAATGCCGCGGCCGACGCCGAGTGTCCGGACGGGAACGAGGTGGTGATCGGCTGCCGCTTCAGCTGCCGCACCAGCGGCACCGGGTCGAGCACCGGCCGGGGCCGGCGCACCGAGCGCTTGCCGACGGTGTTGATGGCCGCCGAGGCCAGGGTCAGCGAGGCCAGGCCGCGCGCGGCGGCCCGCCGGGCCCGCGGGGTGCGGCTCGCGGCCATCGCGGCGGCCGCGACGAACCACAGAACGCCGTGGTTGGCGCTGCGGCTCAGGCGCGGCAGGACGGGCCCGGCGGCGGGCCAGTGCCGCGCCGCGGCGAATTCGAACAGCCGGCAGTCCAGGGCGAGCAGGCGGTTCCCGAGCAGCCGGGGGCCGGGCTTCCGGGCGGTCAGATCGACATCTGGGCTCATACACAGCCGGGTACCCGCGAGCGTGCCTTCCCTGTCCGCCCCGCACCCGGACGCCTCGTACGGCCGCCCCCTGCGCCCGGCCCGGCCGAGCCGGGCGAAGAGCCGCCCCCCCCACAATGCCCGGGCCGCCGCCGGTGCGTGCCGTTCAGACGCCGGTGACACCCGTGCCGGGCGCTCGAAGTGGGCCAGGGCCTTGCGTGGCCGGGCGCTCGAAGTGGGTCAGGGCCTTGCGGGGCCGGGCGGGCGGGCGCCGCGGGCGCCGGGCGCGAGGCCGGCCCCGTCGGCCGTCCCCCCCCCCGGCGCCGCGGGCGCACGGCGCGGCGAGCCCGGCGAGGCGCGATAACGGTTTGCCGCCCGCCGGGCCGGGCCCGCACAATGCGGCCCCATGGGACATCTGGAAGCCGCACACCTCGAGTACCACCTCCCCGACGGGAGGACGCTGCTCGGCGATGTGTCCTTCCGGGTGGGCGAGGGTGCCGTCGTCGCCCTCGTCGGACCCAACGGCGCCGGCAAGACCACCCTGCTGCGGCTCATCTCCGGCGAGCTGACCCCGCACGGCGGCACCGTCACCGTCAGTGGCGGACTCGGCGTGATGCGGCAGTTCGTGGGCTCCGTCCGGGACGAGACGACCGTCCGCGACCTGCTGGTCTCCGTCGCGCCGCCCCGCATCCGCGAGGCCGCGCGAGCCGTGGACAGGGCCGAGCACGCGATCATGACGATCGACGACGAGGCCGCCCAGCTCGCCTACGCGCAGGCCCTCGCCGACTGGGCCGAGGCGCGCGGCTACGAGGCGGAGACCCTGTGGGACATCTGCACCACGGCCGCGCTCGGCGTGCCGTACGAGAAGGCGCAGTGGCGCCAGGTGCGCACCCTCTCCGGCGGTGAGCAGAAACGCCTCGTGCTGGAGGCGCTGCTGCGCGGCACCGACGAGGTCCTGCTGCTCGACGAGCCGGACAACTACCTCGACGTGCCCGGCAAGCGCTGGCTCGAGGAACGGCTGAAGGAGACCCGCAAGACGGTCCTGTTCGTCTCCCACGACCGGGAACTGCTCGCCCGGGCCGCCGAGAAGATCGTCTCCGTCGAACCGGGCCCCGCCGGCGCCGACGCCTGGGTGCACGGCGGCGGCTTCGCCACCTACCACGACGCCCGCCGGGAGCGCTTCGCCCGCTTCGAGGAACTGCGCCGCCGCTGGGACGAGAAGCACGCCCAGCTGAAGAAACTGGTGCTGAACCTGCGGCAGGCCGCCGCCGTCAGCCATGAGATGGCCTCCCGCTACGCCGCCGCCCAGACCCGGCTGCGCAAGTTCGAGGAGGCCGGCCCGCCGCCGGAGCCGCCGCGCGAGCAGGACATCCGGATGCGGCTCAAGGGCGGCCGCACCGGCGTCCGGGCCGTCACCTGCGAGGGGCTGGAGCTGACCGGCCTGATGAAACCGTTCGACCTGGAGGTCTTCTACGGGGAACGGGTCGCCGTCCTCGGCTCCAACGGCTCCGGCAAGTCGCACTTCCTGCGCCTGCTGGCCGGGGAGGAGGTGGCGCACACCGGCGCGTGGAAACTGGGGGCGCGGGTCGTGCCCGGGCACTTCGCGCAGACCCACGCGCACCCCGAACTCCTCGGGCGGACCCTGCTCGACATCCTGTGGACGGAGCACTCGCAGGACCGGGGGGCCGCCATGTCGCGGCTGCGCCGCTACGAGCTGACCGCGCAGGCCGAGCAGACCTTCGACCGGCTCTCCGGCGGCCAGCAGGCCCGCTTCCAGATCCTGCTCCTGGAACTGGCCGGAGCCACCGCCCTCCTCCTGGACGAGCCGACGGACAACCTCGACCTGGAGTCCGCCGAGGCCCTCCAGGAGGGCCTGGAGGCCTTCGAGGGGACCGTCCTCGCGGTCACCCACGACCGCTGGTTCGCCCGCTCCTTCGACCGCTACCTGGTCTTCGGCAGCGACGGCCGGGTCCGTGAGACGCCCGAACCGGTGTGGGACGAACGGCGGGTGGAACGGGCCCGGTAGCCCGCCGGCGGGCCGGGCGGCCGCTCAGCTCCAGCGCAGCAGGGCGCCCAGGCCGCCCACCGGGGCGTCCCCGCGCCGCGCCTCGGAGGCCGTGGCCACCGAGATCGCCGGGGCCGCCGTCGCGACCGCCGAGCGGATCAGCGCGTCGTCGGCGCGGGCCGGCCAGGAGTGCTGCTCGCCGAGGATGCTCAGCTCCGTACGGCGCACCGCCAGCTGGTCGGGGTCCTCGCCGATCCACACCTCGCGGTGGTTGTCCGGGCCGTCCGGGCGGATCAGCAGCTCGTCGATCCGGTGCTCGCGGGCCGCCTCGACCAGCGCGGGCACGCCCTCCGCCGCCACCACGCGGCCGTCGGCGTCCGGCGCGCGGCCCGCCAGGAACCGCTCCAGCTCGGCATCGGCGCGGGCCCGCTCGTGAGCCGCCCGGGCCGCTTCCACGTCGGCGTCCAGCAGCCTGCTGCCCGCTCCGTGCGGCGCCTCGGTCACCCGGTCGTGCAGCCGCTGCGGCAGCCGGTCGCGCACCGCGTGCCGCTCGCGCTCCTCGCCCACCAGGATCAGCAGGTCCGCCTTGGTCTCCTCCTGGCAGACGGCGAGCGCGTCGGCGATCTCGGCGGCGTTGTGCTCCCAGGTGTTCTCCACCCGCAGCTGGAAGTGGCGCTCCGACCACTCCCCCGTACTGGTGCGGTGCAGCGGCCACTGGCGCCCGGTGACCGACCCGGCGTCCTCCCTGGCCACGCTGCTGCGCAGCTCGAAGTCGGCGCCCTTGCGGTCGAGGTAGGCCACCACGCACACGGTGTCCTCGCCCTCCAGGTCCAGCAGCGGCGAGACGCGCGGCAGGGGCGCCCACTCGGCCCAGCTGCCGCCCTGCGGGGGCCGGGCCAGCGAGGGATCGAGCACGACGCGGCCCGCACGGGCGAACAGGGCCCGCCCGTGCGGCTCGGAGGAATGCCGCAGTTCCTCGACCGCGTCCCGGACCGCGTCGCAGGTCGCCTCGTCCGCGCCCTGGCCCCTCAGGTCCCGGGCCATCGCCTCGGCCGTGAGGTGGCGCTGGTGTGCGGTGTCCTCCGCGTGCACGGAGAGGTCGACGTAGACGGAGGCCCACGGCCCCGGATGTTCGTAGAGTGGATGCAGGAACGCGAGGTCCATGGCTCCCTCCCGGATGCCATCGGGGGTAGTGCTGGTAGTGCTCATCGCCGGGCGGGTACCCGAACCGCATGAACGAACACGACGAGCGGGGCACCACGATGACCGGAGTCGACCCGGGACGGCTGGACGACCAGCAGCTGATGAGGGAGCTGGAGACGATCCACCGCACGCGCCACGACACGCTGCTCTACGGCTCGAACGACGCGCTGCGGGCGCACAACGAGCGCATGGCCCAGCTCGAGGGCGAGTACCTGCGCCGCAATCCGCGCCGCTTCGTCGCCGCCGGCCGTACCCGGGACGGCGCCCGCGAGCGCGCGGCGGCCGGTGACGGCGCGGCGGCGGGCCCCCGCGAGGGGCGGCGCACGCCGGTCGGCAAGTGGGGGCCCGGCGACACCGGGGCGGGCGCCCCGCGGACGTGAGGCGCACGCTCCCGGACGCGGGCGACGACGTGACAGGCCGCCGGGAACCCCTGTCGAAGGGATTCCCGGCGGCCTGTCGTCGTACGTCCCGCGGCGTCCGCCCGCGCCACCCGGGCCGGCCCGGCGACCTGCTGTCCGGCCTGCGGTCCGTCTGACCTGCGGCCCGGCGGACCCGCAGCTCGGCGGACCCGCGGCCCGGCGGACCCGCGGCCCGGCGGAACCGCGTCCCGGCGGGGCCGCCCGGACGGAGCGCCGACGCCGGGGCGGCCCCCGTCCGGTGCTAGGCGGCCTTCGCTCAGGCGGCTTCCTCGGCGAAGACGTCGAGGAACGCCTCGCAGAACGCCTTCAGGTCGTCCGGCTTGCGGCTGGTGACGAGCTTGTTCGCACCCCGCTCGCAGACCACCACCTGTTCGTCCACCCAGGTGCCGCCCGCGTTGCGGATGTCGGTGTGCAGGCTCGGCCAGGAGGTCAGCTCGCGGCCCCGTACGACGTCCGCCTCGACGAGCGTCCACGGCGCGTGGCAGATCGCGGCCACCGGCCGCCCCCGCTCGAAGAAGTCCCGGACGAACGCGACCGCCTTCTCGTCCATCCGCAGGAAGTCGGGGTTGGCGACCCCGCCCGGCAGCACCAGCGCGTCGAAGGACTCCGCCGATGTCTCGCCGACGACCTCGTCCACGGGGAACGTGTCCGCCTTGTCGAGATGGTTGAAGGCCTGGACCTCCCCGGGCTTCGTCGACACGAGCACCGGCTGGTGGCCCGCGTCCTCGGCGGCCTGCCAGGGGTCGGTCAGCTCCACCTGCTCGACACCTTCCGGTGCGGTCAGGAATGCGATACGCATGATCGATCGACGTCCTTTCGTTCAGCGTCCTGCGAGGCCGGACCCGGCGTCCCGGCCGGTGTCGTCCGGTGTGGCCCGGCTGATGTCGGCGAGCGCGCTGTCCGGGTCCTGCGCCACGGCGAGGTCCCCGAGGCTCACCATGCCGACCGGCAGCCCGCGCTCCACGACCGGCAGCCGGCGCACCGCCTTCTCCCGCATCAGGGCCACCGCGGTGGACACCGGGTCGTCCGGGGCCACCACGGCCGGATGCGGGGTGCACACCTGCCCGGCGCTCACGGTGAGCGGGTCGCGGCCCTCGGCGACGGCCCGCACGGTGATGTCCCGGTCGGTGAGCACGCCCACCACGTCCTGCCCGTCCGCCACCACCACGTCGCCGATGTTCTGGGCGCGCATCAGCTGCGCGGCCTCCACGAGCGAGGCGTCGGGACGGACGGCCACCACGCCGGGGGTCATCACCTCCCTCACGTAGTCGGCCATCAGGGCGCCTCTTCTCCGCGGGTCAGTGCCACGGCCAGTTCCTGGACGTTGCCGTAGCGGGCTCCGCGCGGCAGCCGGGTCAGCGGCTCGATCAGCACGTCGGGCGCGTTGTGCCGGCGCA
Above is a genomic segment from Streptomyces glaucescens containing:
- a CDS encoding Vms1/Ankzf1 family peptidyl-tRNA hydrolase, with translation MDLAFLHPLYEHPGPWASVYVDLSVHAEDTAHQRHLTAEAMARDLRGQGADEATCDAVRDAVEELRHSSEPHGRALFARAGRVVLDPSLARPPQGGSWAEWAPLPRVSPLLDLEGEDTVCVVAYLDRKGADFELRSSVAREDAGSVTGRQWPLHRTSTGEWSERHFQLRVENTWEHNAAEIADALAVCQEETKADLLILVGEERERHAVRDRLPQRLHDRVTEAPHGAGSRLLDADVEAARAAHERARADAELERFLAGRAPDADGRVVAAEGVPALVEAAREHRIDELLIRPDGPDNHREVWIGEDPDQLAVRRTELSILGEQHSWPARADDALIRSAVATAAPAISVATASEARRGDAPVGGLGALLRWS
- a CDS encoding methyltransferase domain-containing protein produces the protein MPRAQETAVYTHGHHESVLRSHTWRTAANSAAHLLGVLEPDMRILDIGCGPGTITADLAELVPDGRVTGVDRAPGVLEQARATADARGLRNVDFAVADVHALDHPDDTFCVVHAHQVLQHVGDPVQALREMARVTRPGGWIAVRDSDYAAMTWYPASPGMDDWLALYRRVARANGGEPDAGRRLKSWALRAGLTAITATSSAWTFSTPEERAWWSGLWADRTLASEYARVAVGGGHATEEELRAVSEAWREWGRQEDGWFAVLHGELLCRKEA
- a CDS encoding DUF6158 family protein; translation: MNEHDERGTTMTGVDPGRLDDQQLMRELETIHRTRHDTLLYGSNDALRAHNERMAQLEGEYLRRNPRRFVAAGRTRDGARERAAAGDGAAAGPREGRRTPVGKWGPGDTGAGAPRT
- a CDS encoding ABC-F family ATP-binding cassette domain-containing protein; its protein translation is MGHLEAAHLEYHLPDGRTLLGDVSFRVGEGAVVALVGPNGAGKTTLLRLISGELTPHGGTVTVSGGLGVMRQFVGSVRDETTVRDLLVSVAPPRIREAARAVDRAEHAIMTIDDEAAQLAYAQALADWAEARGYEAETLWDICTTAALGVPYEKAQWRQVRTLSGGEQKRLVLEALLRGTDEVLLLDEPDNYLDVPGKRWLEERLKETRKTVLFVSHDRELLARAAEKIVSVEPGPAGADAWVHGGGFATYHDARRERFARFEELRRRWDEKHAQLKKLVLNLRQAAAVSHEMASRYAAAQTRLRKFEEAGPPPEPPREQDIRMRLKGGRTGVRAVTCEGLELTGLMKPFDLEVFYGERVAVLGSNGSGKSHFLRLLAGEEVAHTGAWKLGARVVPGHFAQTHAHPELLGRTLLDILWTEHSQDRGAAMSRLRRYELTAQAEQTFDRLSGGQQARFQILLLELAGATALLLDEPTDNLDLESAEALQEGLEAFEGTVLAVTHDRWFARSFDRYLVFGSDGRVRETPEPVWDERRVERAR
- a CDS encoding type 1 glutamine amidotransferase domain-containing protein, yielding MRIAFLTAPEGVEQVELTDPWQAAEDAGHQPVLVSTKPGEVQAFNHLDKADTFPVDEVVGETSAESFDALVLPGGVANPDFLRMDEKAVAFVRDFFERGRPVAAICHAPWTLVEADVVRGRELTSWPSLHTDIRNAGGTWVDEQVVVCERGANKLVTSRKPDDLKAFCEAFLDVFAEEAA
- a CDS encoding gas vesicle protein yields the protein MTVVERREIALVDLLDRLLAGGVVITGDITLRIADVDLVRIDLNALISSVNARVPAPWEG
- a CDS encoding GvpL/GvpF family gas vesicle protein, whose protein sequence is MTTGLRYVYAVCRPFSAPLQSQLTGVGGVPPRLLHHHGLVAVVSTVPERHFAEEPLRAHLEDLDWLTETARAHQQVIDALTTVTTPLPLRLATVFRDDSAVRVMMEAREEYFRQTLDRLEGRVEWGVKVYTDAEPGESGEPERAPAKAASGRDYLRRRRDTFRAREDAWQKAEAFATRLHETLCERAEDARLHAPQNPALSGAAGRNVLNAAYLVPRDHSEEFVELVDRTKDEASGMRVELTGPWAAYSFVGDVVGAAGDEENGEGDLP
- a CDS encoding gas vesicle protein K, whose product is MPGGNAGLARPSGRRRQLDLEPDTVERDLVKLVLTVVELLRQLMERQALRRFDEGDLTEDQEERIGLTLMLLDDRMTELRERYGLRPEDLNLDLGPLGPLLPRD
- a CDS encoding CBS domain-containing protein; this translates as MADYVREVMTPGVVAVRPDASLVEAAQLMRAQNIGDVVVADGQDVVGVLTDRDITVRAVAEGRDPLTVSAGQVCTPHPAVVAPDDPVSTAVALMREKAVRRLPVVERGLPVGMVSLGDLAVAQDPDSALADISRATPDDTGRDAGSGLAGR
- a CDS encoding gas vesicle protein, which encodes MTTPSRLPDAYGNGGGANLADILERVLDKGVVIAGDIRINLLDIELLTIKLRLIVASVDKAKEMGIDWWETDPALSSSARREELARRDGDARHEELARENAELRARLAALESGRTREGS
- a CDS encoding bifunctional phosphatase PAP2/diacylglycerol kinase family protein, yielding MSPDVDLTARKPGPRLLGNRLLALDCRLFEFAAARHWPAAGPVLPRLSRSANHGVLWFVAAAAMAASRTPRARRAAARGLASLTLASAAINTVGKRSVRRPRPVLDPVPLVRQLKRQPITTSFPSGHSASAAAFAAGVAMESPGWGAVVAPVAFSVAMSRVYTGVHFPSDVLAGAALGVGAAFAVRGLVPTRDRHAPPARPRAELPALPEGEGLVVVANTAAATADRVRGLREALPRAEVVECAPEDVPGELCKAAARARVLGVCGGDGTVNTAAEVALRHGLPLAVLPGGTLNHFALDLGVEDARSLSRAVRQGEGVRVDIGRFSCGARRGIFLNTCALGVYPELVRERDRWSHRIGGWPAGVWAAVRVLRADRHPLEAEVGGRPRPLWLLFAGNGTYHRMGLAPGRRRDLADGLLDVRVVHGGRRPALRLLAAAFAGPLTRSPVHAAVTVGRLRLADVAPGTLLAYDGEVTEVEGDVTLEKEPQALAVYRPAGAA